From Psychroflexus torquis ATCC 700755, the proteins below share one genomic window:
- a CDS encoding fumarate reductase/succinate dehydrogenase flavoprotein subunit yields MTVLDSKVPEGPIEKKWTKHKNEINLVNPANKRNIDIIVVGTGLAGGSCAATLAELGYNVKTFCFQDSPRRAHSIAAQGGINASKNYQGDGDSDYRLFYDTVKGGDYRSREGNVYRLAEVSSNIIDQCVAQGVPFAREYGGLLDNRSFGGVLVSRTFYAKGQTGQQLLLGAYSAMNRQINRGKIQSFTRHEMMDLVLVDGKARGIIARDLVSGEIERHSAHAVVLASGGYGNVFYLSTNAMGSNVMAAWRAHKKGAFFANPCFTQIHPTCIPVSGDLQSKLTLMSESLRNDGRIWVPKHSKDAEAIREGKLKPTELSEEDRDYYLERRYPAFGNLVPRDVASRAAKERCDEGYGVNKTGQAVYLDFKAAIERYGKEKAFISGHKNPGKEEIIKLGEEVIESKYGNLFEMYEKITDQNPYKTPMMIFPAVHYTMGGLWVDYNLMTTIPGCYATGEANFSDHGANRLGASALMQGLADGYFVLPYTIGDYLSDDIRTGSISTDTEEFEKAEKEVKERVQKLFDAKGKNPVDYYHKKLGKIMWDKCGMSRNIKDLKEALEEIKELRDDFWANVRVTGKEGTKNSELEKAGRVADFLELGELFAKDALERNESCGGHFREEYQTEDGEALRDDENYRFVSAWEYVGNPRDAKLHKEELIFENIELKTRSYK; encoded by the coding sequence ATGACAGTTTTAGATTCAAAAGTACCAGAAGGACCCATTGAGAAAAAATGGACCAAGCATAAAAATGAAATCAACCTTGTTAATCCTGCCAACAAACGTAATATTGACATTATTGTCGTTGGAACTGGGTTAGCTGGAGGTAGTTGTGCAGCAACTTTAGCAGAACTTGGATATAATGTAAAAACATTTTGTTTTCAAGATTCGCCTAGACGTGCTCACTCTATTGCAGCTCAAGGTGGAATTAACGCCTCAAAAAATTACCAAGGTGATGGAGATTCCGACTACAGATTATTTTATGACACTGTAAAAGGTGGCGATTATAGATCTCGAGAAGGGAATGTCTACCGACTCGCCGAAGTATCTAGTAATATTATTGACCAATGTGTGGCACAAGGTGTTCCTTTCGCAAGAGAATATGGTGGTTTGCTAGATAACAGATCATTTGGAGGAGTATTGGTATCACGAACTTTTTATGCCAAAGGTCAAACAGGTCAGCAGCTTTTACTTGGAGCTTATTCAGCAATGAATAGACAAATAAACAGAGGTAAAATTCAATCTTTCACTAGACATGAGATGATGGATTTGGTTTTAGTTGATGGAAAAGCAAGAGGAATTATCGCTAGAGATTTGGTATCTGGAGAAATTGAAAGACATTCTGCGCATGCCGTGGTCTTAGCCTCTGGTGGTTATGGAAATGTGTTCTATTTATCTACCAATGCTATGGGTAGTAATGTAATGGCTGCTTGGAGAGCTCACAAAAAAGGAGCCTTTTTTGCAAATCCATGCTTTACACAAATTCACCCTACCTGTATTCCTGTTTCAGGAGATTTACAGTCAAAATTAACCTTGATGTCTGAGTCGTTAAGAAACGACGGACGTATTTGGGTTCCTAAACATAGTAAAGATGCTGAAGCTATCCGAGAGGGTAAGTTAAAGCCAACTGAACTAAGTGAAGAAGATAGAGATTATTATTTAGAGAGAAGATATCCAGCTTTTGGAAATCTAGTTCCACGTGATGTTGCTTCTAGAGCAGCAAAAGAACGTTGTGATGAAGGCTATGGTGTAAACAAAACAGGACAAGCGGTTTATTTGGACTTTAAAGCTGCCATTGAACGTTATGGTAAAGAAAAAGCCTTCATATCTGGACACAAAAACCCAGGTAAAGAAGAAATTATAAAATTGGGTGAAGAAGTTATTGAGTCTAAGTATGGTAATCTATTTGAGATGTATGAGAAAATTACGGATCAAAACCCATACAAAACTCCAATGATGATTTTCCCTGCGGTTCACTATACAATGGGTGGTCTTTGGGTAGATTATAACTTAATGACAACTATCCCTGGATGTTATGCTACTGGAGAAGCTAATTTCTCTGATCACGGAGCAAACAGATTAGGAGCTTCTGCCCTTATGCAAGGTTTAGCAGATGGCTATTTTGTCTTGCCTTATACTATTGGTGATTACTTATCAGATGATATTAGAACTGGCAGCATTTCTACAGATACTGAAGAGTTTGAGAAAGCAGAAAAAGAGGTGAAGGAAAGAGTTCAAAAACTTTTTGATGCCAAAGGCAAGAATCCTGTTGACTATTACCACAAGAAATTAGGGAAAATTATGTGGGACAAATGTGGAATGTCTCGAAACATAAAGGATCTTAAAGAAGCCCTAGAGGAAATTAAAGAACTAAGAGATGACTTCTGGGCCAATGTAAGAGTAACAGGTAAAGAAGGGACTAAAAATTCTGAATTAGAGAAAGCAGGACGAGTTGCAGATTTCCTTGAACTTGGAGAACTTTTCGCTAAAGATGCTTTAGAAAGAAATGAATCTTGTGGGGGTCACTTTAGAGAAGAATATCAAACTGAAGATGGTGAGGCTTTAAGAGATGATGAAAATTATCGATTTGTTTCAGCGTGGGAATATGTTGGTAACCCTAGAGATGCGAAACTTCACAAAGAAGAATTGATTTTTGAGAATATTGAATTAAAAACAAGAAGCTATAAATAA
- a CDS encoding succinate dehydrogenase/fumarate reductase iron-sulfur subunit, whose product MKLNLKIWRQEDAKDKGGFQNYKVDGIDGDMSFLEMLDVLNNTLVEEGVDPVEFDHDCREGICGSCSLQINGEPHGPDRRVTTCQLHMRKFKDGDDIVIEPFRATAFPVIKDLVIDRSAFDRIQHAGGYISVNTSGNTQDANSIPIEKDNADDSFYAATCIGCGACVAACKNASAMLFTAAKVSQFALLPQGEVEAHERVLSMVDQMDKEGFGNCTNTGACEIECPKGISLENIARLNREYLGASFSG is encoded by the coding sequence ATGAAGCTTAATTTGAAAATATGGCGTCAAGAAGATGCCAAAGATAAAGGAGGATTTCAAAATTATAAAGTAGATGGTATCGATGGAGATATGTCTTTCCTAGAAATGCTAGATGTTTTAAATAATACTCTAGTAGAGGAAGGGGTAGACCCCGTTGAATTTGACCATGACTGTAGAGAGGGAATCTGTGGATCGTGTTCGCTCCAAATTAATGGAGAACCTCATGGACCCGATAGACGTGTCACTACATGTCAACTCCACATGAGAAAGTTTAAGGATGGAGATGATATCGTTATAGAGCCGTTTAGAGCTACTGCATTTCCTGTTATCAAAGATTTAGTTATTGATAGATCCGCTTTTGATAGAATCCAACATGCTGGGGGTTATATATCAGTCAACACGTCCGGTAATACTCAGGATGCCAACAGTATTCCTATAGAAAAAGATAATGCAGACGATTCGTTTTATGCGGCGACTTGTATTGGTTGTGGTGCATGTGTGGCCGCTTGTAAAAACGCGAGTGCGATGTTATTTACCGCAGCAAAAGTCTCACAGTTTGCTTTATTACCTCAAGGGGAAGTAGAAGCTCACGAACGTGTACTCAGCATGGTAGACCAAATGGATAAAGAGGGATTTGGTAACTGTACCAACACAGGAGCCTGCGAAATAGAATGTCCTAAAGGGATTTCACTTGAGAATATTGCTAGATTGAATAGAGAGTATCTAGGAGCTAGTTTCTCTGGATAA
- a CDS encoding succinate dehydrogenase cytochrome b subunit, translating into MAGISKTSIARKFAMALSGLFLVLFLAQHFTINFTSVVSPSTFNEISHFMGTNFVVQAILQPILILGVVFHFIMGFVLDIRNRKARSVSYAKFNGASNSSWMSRNMIISGSVVLLFLGLHFYDFWIPELVHKYVESHPDDPTRYYQETVAKFTGDPIRTGLYVLSFSFLMLHLLHGFASSFQSVGFNNMYSRALKVFTKAFAIVIPMGFVFIAIFHYFNNL; encoded by the coding sequence ATGGCTGGAATAAGCAAAACATCAATAGCAAGGAAGTTTGCTATGGCTCTATCAGGACTTTTTTTAGTCCTTTTTTTAGCTCAACATTTTACAATAAATTTTACATCGGTAGTAAGTCCGTCGACTTTTAACGAAATATCCCATTTTATGGGGACTAATTTTGTGGTCCAGGCGATTTTACAACCTATTTTAATTTTGGGAGTTGTATTTCACTTTATCATGGGATTTGTCTTGGATATTAGAAATAGAAAAGCAAGGTCTGTGAGTTATGCTAAATTTAACGGTGCTTCCAATTCTTCTTGGATGTCTAGAAACATGATTATTTCTGGCAGTGTAGTATTACTATTTTTAGGCTTACACTTTTACGATTTCTGGATTCCAGAATTGGTTCACAAATACGTTGAGAGCCATCCTGATGATCCAACACGTTACTACCAGGAAACCGTGGCGAAATTTACTGGAGATCCAATACGAACAGGTTTGTATGTATTATCATTTTCTTTTTTAATGCTTCACTTACTTCATGGCTTCGCCTCTTCATTCCAATCTGTTGGTTTCAACAACATGTATTCAAGAGCGCTAAAAGTCTTTACAAAAGCTTTTGCAATTGTTATCCCAATGGGATTCGTTTTTATTGCGATATTTCACTACTTTAATAACTTATAA